A genomic segment from Nitrospira lenta encodes:
- the cax gene encoding calcium/proton exchanger, which yields MKRIFTSWLDVLLVFIPLAIAFEVAKADPLLIFAASACAIIPLAGMLGRATEHLTSHVGAGVGSLLNASLGNAAELIIALAALREGLHDVVKASLTGSILGNILLVLGASMVAGGLKYERQKFNQTAAGMGSSLLLLAAVGLIIPALFHFTAADRGVAIEREMSLEIAIVLFVMYGLSLLFSLRTHRHLYAGESHDAEDLGEQPWGFRMSVAVLTVVTTLIAVMSELLVGAIEPTAHKLGLTQVFVGVILVALVGNAAEHSTAVLMAMKNKMDLAYGIAVGSSLQIALLVAPVLVFASYLFGTPLDLIFTPFEVAAVTISVFVVGFVAIDGESNWMEGAMLVGVYAMLAIAFYFLPA from the coding sequence ATGAAACGAATCTTTACATCCTGGCTCGACGTGCTGCTCGTGTTCATTCCGCTTGCAATCGCCTTTGAGGTTGCGAAGGCCGATCCGCTCTTGATCTTTGCTGCTTCTGCCTGTGCCATCATTCCACTCGCCGGCATGTTGGGTCGCGCGACCGAACATCTCACATCGCATGTCGGTGCCGGGGTCGGCAGTTTGTTGAATGCCTCACTGGGGAACGCCGCGGAGCTGATCATAGCACTCGCAGCGCTCCGTGAGGGGCTCCATGATGTGGTGAAAGCGTCACTGACCGGTTCTATCCTCGGCAACATCCTGCTTGTGCTGGGGGCATCCATGGTGGCCGGCGGGTTGAAGTATGAACGGCAGAAGTTCAACCAAACGGCGGCGGGCATGGGTTCCAGTCTCTTGTTATTGGCGGCGGTCGGCTTGATTATCCCCGCGCTCTTCCATTTTACCGCTGCTGACAGGGGCGTCGCGATCGAACGGGAGATGAGTCTGGAGATCGCGATTGTGCTCTTCGTCATGTATGGCCTGAGCCTGCTGTTTTCACTGAGGACGCATCGCCATTTATATGCAGGAGAGTCGCATGATGCAGAAGATCTCGGGGAACAGCCCTGGGGTTTCCGTATGTCCGTGGCCGTGCTGACGGTCGTGACGACGTTGATTGCGGTCATGAGCGAATTGTTGGTCGGGGCGATCGAACCGACCGCGCACAAACTGGGTTTGACGCAGGTCTTCGTCGGCGTGATCCTCGTGGCATTGGTCGGTAATGCGGCGGAACATTCGACGGCGGTTCTCATGGCCATGAAGAATAAAATGGATTTGGCCTATGGCATTGCCGTGGGGTCGAGCCTGCAGATTGCGCTTCTAGTCGCACCGGTATTGGTCTTTGCGAGCTATCTCTTTGGAACCCCTCTGGACTTGATCTTTACGCCGTTTGAAGTGGCGGCGGTGACGATCTCGGTGTTTGTCGTGGGTTTCGTCGCGATCGACGGAGAATCAAACTGGATGGAGGGCGCCATGCTGGTCGGGGTGTACGCGATGCTGGCGATCGCCTTCTATTTTCTTCCGGCTTGA